Sequence from the Sphingobacteriaceae bacterium GW460-11-11-14-LB5 genome:
TATCGGGATGTGGGATGTTTTGAAATCTTATTTCGATACTTGTTAATCATCTCTATATTATAAAAATGAAATTCGCAACTAAAGCTATACATGCAGGTCAAGAGCCTGATCCAACCACCGGTGCGGTAATGACACCGATATACCAAACTTCTACCTATTGGCAAAAATCTCCCGGAGATAACAAGGGTTACGAGTATTCGAGAGGAACCAACCCAACGCGTAAGGCTTTGGAAGATTGTTTAGCAGCTTTAGAAAATGCTAAATATGGTCTGGCTTTCTCGAGTGGAATGGGGGCAACAGATGCCGTATTAAAGTTACTGCAACCAGGCGATGAAGTGATTACCGGTAATGATTTGTATGGAGGTTCGTACCGTATTTTTACCAAAATCTTCACTAAATACGGTATCAAATTCCACTTTCTGGATCTTTCTAAACCAGAGAATATATTGCCTTACATCAACGATAAAACCAAATTGGTTTGGATAGAAACACCTACTAATCCGACCATGCAGATTATCGATATTGAAGGGGTGGCAAAAATTACGAAAGAGAAAAATTTAATCCTTACTGTTGATAATACATTTGCATCGCCTTATTTACAAAATCCGATCGATCTCGGCGCTGATATTGTGATGCATTCGGTAACTAAATATATTGGTGGCCACTCTGACGTGGTGATGGGAGCTTTGGTAACCAATGATGAGCAATTGTATAAAGATCTTTGGTTCATTTACAACGCCTGTGGTGCAACACCAGGTCCGCAGGATGCTTTTTTAGTTTTGAGAGGAATTAAAACGCTTCATCTTCGGATGAAAGCACATTGCGAAAATGGGGAGCGTATTGCACATTATTTAAAAACACATCCAAAGGTTGATAAAATCTATTGGCCGGGTTTTGAAGACCATCCTAACCATGACATCGCTAAGAAACAAATGCGTGGTTTCGGTGGGATGATTTCGATTACGCTAAAAGGTGCTGATCTGGAAGAAACTTTTAGAATCTCTTCTAATTTTAAAGTGTTCACCCTGGCCGAATCGTTAGGTGGTGTCGAATCGCTGATTAACCACCCTGCAACGATGACACACGGCTCTAT
This genomic interval carries:
- a CDS encoding cystathionine gamma-synthase; translated protein: MKFATKAIHAGQEPDPTTGAVMTPIYQTSTYWQKSPGDNKGYEYSRGTNPTRKALEDCLAALENAKYGLAFSSGMGATDAVLKLLQPGDEVITGNDLYGGSYRIFTKIFTKYGIKFHFLDLSKPENILPYINDKTKLVWIETPTNPTMQIIDIEGVAKITKEKNLILTVDNTFASPYLQNPIDLGADIVMHSVTKYIGGHSDVVMGALVTNDEQLYKDLWFIYNACGATPGPQDAFLVLRGIKTLHLRMKAHCENGERIAHYLKTHPKVDKIYWPGFEDHPNHDIAKKQMRGFGGMISITLKGADLEETFRISSNFKVFTLAESLGGVESLINHPATMTHGSIPKEEREKVGVTDNLLRLSVGVEDIDDLLEDLANALA